One genomic window of Solanum dulcamara chromosome 12, daSolDulc1.2, whole genome shotgun sequence includes the following:
- the LOC129876351 gene encoding coatomer subunit delta-like isoform X4, whose protein sequence is MPVVVPLLGLGLFTVSFPSLLIFVILSLCFFAGSGFGASTDVDSFFTKSKVRPAASAVGPPKGLGMQLGKTQRTNQFLESLKAEGEVIVEDVRPSIGQSKPAAAPPTDPVTLTVEEKINVTLKRDGGISNFNVQGTLSLQILNQENGLIQVQIETSGNPAILFNTHPNINKELFSNENILGLKEPSRPFPANQSGDGVSLLRWRMQSADESILPLTINCWPSVSGNETYVNIEYETPAQIDLQNVVIFVRLPALREAPRIQQIDGEWRYDSRNSVLEWSTVLIDNSNRRYR, encoded by the exons ATGCCTGTTGTTGTTCCTCTGTTGGGGTTGGGTTTATTTACTGTGTCTTTTCCTTCTTTGCTGATTTTTGTCATATTGTCCTTGTGTTTCTTTGCTGGTTCTGGATTTGGAGCAAGCACTGATGTGGATTCATTTTTCACCAAGTCCAAGG TTCGTCCAGCTGCATCTGCTGTAGGCCCCCCAAAAGGTCTTGGTATGCAGCTAGGTAAAACACAAAGGACCAATCAATTTCTGGAATCCCTGAAAGCTGAGGGTGAAGTCATTGTCGAAGATGTCAGACCAAGCATTGGTCAGTCCAAGCCAGCTGCTGCACCACCAACTGATCCTGTCACCCTGACTGTTGAAGAGAAAATTAATGTAACATTAAAGCGTGACGGCGGTATCAGCAACTTTAATGTCCAGGGTACCTTATCTCTCCAAATTCTGAACCAAGAAAATGGACTTATCCAAGTTCAG ATTGAAACCAGTGGTAATCCAGCCATCCTCTTCAACACACACCCAAATATCAATAAGGAGTTATTTTCTAATGAAAATATTCTAGGCCTCAAAGAACCTAGTAGGCCTTTTCCTGCTAATCAATCTGGTGATGGAGTTAGTCTCTTGAGATGGAGAATGCAAAGTGCAGATGAGTCGATTTTACCTTTAACTA TTAACTGCTGGCCTTCAGTTTCTGGGAATGAAACCTATGTGAATATTGAGTATGAAACCCCAGCACAAATTGATCTACAGAATGTTGTGATTTTTGTACGTCTCCCAGCTCTCAGGGAAGCCCCACGTATACAGCAGATTGATGGAGAGTGGAG GTATGATTCCAGAAATTCTGTTCTGGAGTGGTCTACAGTTCTCATTGACAATTCTAATCGCAG atataGGTGA
- the LOC129876351 gene encoding coatomer subunit delta-like isoform X2 — translation MVVLAASIISKSGKVRPAASAVGPPKGLGMQLGKTQRTNQFLESLKAEGEVIVEDVRPSIGQSKPAAAPPTDPVTLTVEEKINVTLKRDGGISNFNVQGTLSLQILNQENGLIQVQIETSGNPAILFNTHPNINKELFSNENILGLKEPSRPFPANQSGDGVSLLRWRMQSADESILPLTINCWPSVSGNETYVNIEYETPAQIDLQNVVIFVRLPALREAPRIQQIDGEWRYDSRNSVLEWSTVLIDNSNRRKKKSKNLFTPQKSLRLVEENSLGLSDRRSFEFGGPIISRETIFYIEKLPRSN, via the exons ATG GTTGTTCTAGCTGCATCCATTATTTCTAAATCAGGCAAAG TTCGTCCAGCTGCATCTGCTGTAGGCCCCCCAAAAGGTCTTGGTATGCAGCTAGGTAAAACACAAAGGACCAATCAATTTCTGGAATCCCTGAAAGCTGAGGGTGAAGTCATTGTCGAAGATGTCAGACCAAGCATTGGTCAGTCCAAGCCAGCTGCTGCACCACCAACTGATCCTGTCACCCTGACTGTTGAAGAGAAAATTAATGTAACATTAAAGCGTGACGGCGGTATCAGCAACTTTAATGTCCAGGGTACCTTATCTCTCCAAATTCTGAACCAAGAAAATGGACTTATCCAAGTTCAG ATTGAAACCAGTGGTAATCCAGCCATCCTCTTCAACACACACCCAAATATCAATAAGGAGTTATTTTCTAATGAAAATATTCTAGGCCTCAAAGAACCTAGTAGGCCTTTTCCTGCTAATCAATCTGGTGATGGAGTTAGTCTCTTGAGATGGAGAATGCAAAGTGCAGATGAGTCGATTTTACCTTTAACTA TTAACTGCTGGCCTTCAGTTTCTGGGAATGAAACCTATGTGAATATTGAGTATGAAACCCCAGCACAAATTGATCTACAGAATGTTGTGATTTTTGTACGTCTCCCAGCTCTCAGGGAAGCCCCACGTATACAGCAGATTGATGGAGAGTGGAG GTATGATTCCAGAAATTCTGTTCTGGAGTGGTCTACAGTTCTCATTGACAATTCTAATCGCAG aaaaaaaaaatcaaaaaatctaTTTACCCCCCAAAAGAGTTTGAGATTAGTTGAAGAGAATAGCCTTGGGTTGAGCGATAGACGAAGCTTCGAATTTGGTGGACCAATAATTTCAAGAGAAACTATTTTCTATATTGAGAAGTTGCCGAGGTCAAACTAA
- the LOC129876351 gene encoding coatomer subunit delta-like isoform X1 has protein sequence MPVVVPLLGLGLFTVSFPSLLIFVILSLCFFAGSGFGASTDVDSFFTKSKVRPAASAVGPPKGLGMQLGKTQRTNQFLESLKAEGEVIVEDVRPSIGQSKPAAAPPTDPVTLTVEEKINVTLKRDGGISNFNVQGTLSLQILNQENGLIQVQIETSGNPAILFNTHPNINKELFSNENILGLKEPSRPFPANQSGDGVSLLRWRMQSADESILPLTINCWPSVSGNETYVNIEYETPAQIDLQNVVIFVRLPALREAPRIQQIDGEWRYDSRNSVLEWSTVLIDNSNRRKKKSKNLFTPQKSLRLVEENSLGLSDRRSFEFGGPIISRETIFYIEKLPRSN, from the exons ATGCCTGTTGTTGTTCCTCTGTTGGGGTTGGGTTTATTTACTGTGTCTTTTCCTTCTTTGCTGATTTTTGTCATATTGTCCTTGTGTTTCTTTGCTGGTTCTGGATTTGGAGCAAGCACTGATGTGGATTCATTTTTCACCAAGTCCAAGG TTCGTCCAGCTGCATCTGCTGTAGGCCCCCCAAAAGGTCTTGGTATGCAGCTAGGTAAAACACAAAGGACCAATCAATTTCTGGAATCCCTGAAAGCTGAGGGTGAAGTCATTGTCGAAGATGTCAGACCAAGCATTGGTCAGTCCAAGCCAGCTGCTGCACCACCAACTGATCCTGTCACCCTGACTGTTGAAGAGAAAATTAATGTAACATTAAAGCGTGACGGCGGTATCAGCAACTTTAATGTCCAGGGTACCTTATCTCTCCAAATTCTGAACCAAGAAAATGGACTTATCCAAGTTCAG ATTGAAACCAGTGGTAATCCAGCCATCCTCTTCAACACACACCCAAATATCAATAAGGAGTTATTTTCTAATGAAAATATTCTAGGCCTCAAAGAACCTAGTAGGCCTTTTCCTGCTAATCAATCTGGTGATGGAGTTAGTCTCTTGAGATGGAGAATGCAAAGTGCAGATGAGTCGATTTTACCTTTAACTA TTAACTGCTGGCCTTCAGTTTCTGGGAATGAAACCTATGTGAATATTGAGTATGAAACCCCAGCACAAATTGATCTACAGAATGTTGTGATTTTTGTACGTCTCCCAGCTCTCAGGGAAGCCCCACGTATACAGCAGATTGATGGAGAGTGGAG GTATGATTCCAGAAATTCTGTTCTGGAGTGGTCTACAGTTCTCATTGACAATTCTAATCGCAG aaaaaaaaaatcaaaaaatctaTTTACCCCCCAAAAGAGTTTGAGATTAGTTGAAGAGAATAGCCTTGGGTTGAGCGATAGACGAAGCTTCGAATTTGGTGGACCAATAATTTCAAGAGAAACTATTTTCTATATTGAGAAGTTGCCGAGGTCAAACTAA
- the LOC129876351 gene encoding coatomer subunit delta-like isoform X3, with the protein MPVVVPLLGLGLFTVSFPSLLIFVILSLCFFAGSGFGASTDVDSFFTKSKVRPAASAVGPPKGLGMQLGKTQRTNQFLESLKAEGEVIVEDVRPSIGQSKPAAAPPTDPVTLTVEEKINVTLKRDGGISNFNVQGTLSLQILNQENGLIQVQIETSGNPAILFNTHPNINKELFSNENILGLKEPSRPFPANQSGDGVSLLRWRMQSADESILPLTINCWPSVSGNETYVNIEYETPAQIDLQNVVIFVRLPALREAPRIQQIDGEWRSYCGRAFKAEMILYKAVNISGGLTVV; encoded by the exons ATGCCTGTTGTTGTTCCTCTGTTGGGGTTGGGTTTATTTACTGTGTCTTTTCCTTCTTTGCTGATTTTTGTCATATTGTCCTTGTGTTTCTTTGCTGGTTCTGGATTTGGAGCAAGCACTGATGTGGATTCATTTTTCACCAAGTCCAAGG TTCGTCCAGCTGCATCTGCTGTAGGCCCCCCAAAAGGTCTTGGTATGCAGCTAGGTAAAACACAAAGGACCAATCAATTTCTGGAATCCCTGAAAGCTGAGGGTGAAGTCATTGTCGAAGATGTCAGACCAAGCATTGGTCAGTCCAAGCCAGCTGCTGCACCACCAACTGATCCTGTCACCCTGACTGTTGAAGAGAAAATTAATGTAACATTAAAGCGTGACGGCGGTATCAGCAACTTTAATGTCCAGGGTACCTTATCTCTCCAAATTCTGAACCAAGAAAATGGACTTATCCAAGTTCAG ATTGAAACCAGTGGTAATCCAGCCATCCTCTTCAACACACACCCAAATATCAATAAGGAGTTATTTTCTAATGAAAATATTCTAGGCCTCAAAGAACCTAGTAGGCCTTTTCCTGCTAATCAATCTGGTGATGGAGTTAGTCTCTTGAGATGGAGAATGCAAAGTGCAGATGAGTCGATTTTACCTTTAACTA TTAACTGCTGGCCTTCAGTTTCTGGGAATGAAACCTATGTGAATATTGAGTATGAAACCCCAGCACAAATTGATCTACAGAATGTTGTGATTTTTGTACGTCTCCCAGCTCTCAGGGAAGCCCCACGTATACAGCAGATTGATGGAGAGTGGAG ATCTTATTGTGGTAGAGCTTTTAAAGCTGAAATGATTTTATACAAAGCTGTCAATATCTCTGGAGGGCTAACAGTTGTTTAG